From the genome of Longispora fulva:
GGCCCTGACCGTGGACTCCGCAGCGCGTACCGCCCGCCTCGACGCGCTGGACTACCGGGAGTACTTCCGCCAGGCGACTACCCCGCTCGCCGTTGACGAGAACTCCGGACTTAACGCGACGTGGCTGGTCGGGCGCACCTGCTGGCAGGCGTCGCGGATGGCGTACCGCTCCGGGCAAAGAGTGGCCCGGTTCGACGCCGCCCCGACCAACTACTCAGACGCCTACGTACCGATGTGGGGCAGCGCTACGGCGTTCTTCGTCAACTCCCCGTTTGCGATCGCAGAGGCGTCCGGGCTGCGCGCCGACCCCACCGTCGGGCAGGTGGCCCAACCGCCGACGTTCGTGCCGGGGCCGTTCGTCCTGGCCGCTGACGCCCGCCCCGGCACCGACTGGCGTGCCGTGAACGTGTTCATGCCGTTCATCGAGTACGGCACCGACCCGGCGGGCACCAACAAGCAGGACTACATGACCGTCACGGTGAGGGTCCGGCGCGTGGCGGGGGTCGCGGTTTCCGGGTACAACATGCGGGCCGGGCTCACGATGCAGATCGACGGCGTGCCCAACGCTCCCCGGGGTGACATCGCCCTCGGGGTCGCCGACGATCACCGCCTCGCCGTGCGCTACCGCTACAACCCGTCCGGCCCGATCGGCGGGGCCGGCACGGTCTACGTCGACACGTTCGGGCCGACGGTGCCCGATGACGGCGCCTGGCACTACGTCGGGGTGAGCGTGCACCTGATCGCCGGCCGCGCCGGGTTCAACCTCGACGGGGCCACCAGCACCGGCACGTTTACCCCGCCGGGCCGCCGGATGAACCTGTCCGCACAGTTTCGCTCCTACATGCCGTGCGCCGAGCTGATGGTGTGGAACAGCGAACAGACCGGTTGGCCAAGCTGGCAACCGACATTCATCCCTACCGCCTACCTGGGCGCGTCGGCGCTGGATCTCGTCGGCATCCCCGACGGCACCCCGCGCGAGGCGTGGGCGCTGCTCAAGGAGATCGCCGCCGCCGAACAAGCGACCGTGCTGCTCGACGAGGGCGGCGTGTTCCGCTACCGCACCCGTACCGCCGCCGTGCCGGTCGAGGCGCGGACCCTGACCGCCGAGCAGTCCCTCTTGTCGCTGACGACCCGCGAGGACATCGACCGGGTGCGCAACGTCGTCAACGTCCGCCACCGGCCCGCCGCCCGCTCGACGGTGCGTCAATCGCTGTACGAGTCTCGGGAACCGGTGAAGCTCGACCCGCTGGCCACCGTCACCCTGTGGGTGCCGCTGGCAGCCCCCGCCTACTCCGTTGACCAGCAGTCCTACGGCGTATCGGGCACCACGATCGCAACCCGGCTCACGGTCAGCACCGCCGCCGACGGGTCGTCGTGGTCGGTGTCCTCCGACGTGTACCTCACCGTCGACTGGGAGCCGACCCGCGCCCGACTGACGATCCGCAACACCACGGGCGGCACGCGGTACGTGGCCAACAACGGCAACGTTCCCACCATCATGATCGCTGGGCGGGCGCTGGCTCTGGGCCCCGAGATCTCGGCAACCGCCACCGCCGATGCGTCCCGGTACGTCTACGGCGACCAGCCGCTCACCGTGCCCGCCTCGCCGTGGGTGCAGAGCACCGCCGTCGCCCAGCGCCTGGCCGACCTGCTCGTCGCCGACCTCGCCGAACCGCGTGCCCACATCACCGGACTCGACATCATCGGCGACCCCCGGCTACAGCTCGGCGACCGGGTGCGCATCCGCGACCGCGACGGCCTGGACCTCGACGGCTGGTACCTCATCACCGCCATCACCGACCGGATCGGCACATCCGGCTACACGCAGACCATCAGCGCCCGTCACGACGCCTCGGCGCTGGCCTGGGACGTCGGCGCCTGGGACACCTACGCATGGGGGGACTGATGCCCACTTTCGAAACTCAGCAACCGGGCGGGCGCGCACGCGCCTCGTTCATCAACTCCATCACCGACGAGGTAACGGCACTTCGAGCCCTCCACAATCCCGGCTGGTCGACCTTCACGCCGGCCCTGACCGCCGCGACCACCGCCCCGAACCTCGGCAGCACCGGCAGCGCGGTCGGGCGCTGGTGGTGGCACGGAGCGTTCGTGTTCACCGAGATCGCGCTCACCTTTGGCGGCACGGGCGTCGCCGCCGGCAGCGGCGCCTACCGGCTGTCCCTGCCGACCCCGCCGAACCCGGCCGACCGCGCGATCGGCTCCCTCTACCTCGCACACCCGGGGACCTCCGCCGTTCAGGCCGGCGTGTGCCGCGTTAACGGCGGCGTGCTGGAACTGATCGGCCCGACCGCGCTGGTGACGCACGCCGCGCCGTGGACGTGGGCGGCGGGTGACTCGATCACCGCCTCGATCGCCTACAACCCGGCCTGATCGCCCGCCCTGCACAAAAAGGGCCCGGCACCCACGGGGGAAGGTGCCGGACCGACATCGACGGTACCCCCGGCCGCGACGCCGTGTCGCGTGCGTTTCCTCACTCACAACTGAATATGGAGCACCAACGTTGGCCACGATCGCCACCACCACCATGCAGAAGTTCGCCCGTGACTGGGAGAGCGCCATCGAGTCGGCCGAGTTCTCCGGCATCGTCGGCGACCGCGCCCACGCCCGCAGCGGCGGCTACCACATCAGCCGGGAGGATCAGCCCGGCTCGAACTACAGCGTTCAGCTTCCCGAGGACAAGCTCGGCGATTCCCGCTGGGCGAGCGCCGTAGACATGTCCATGAACGCCGCCGACATGGCGCTCGTGACGGGCCGGCTGCTCGCCAGCGCGAAGGACCCGAACGACTCCCGACTCGACTTCACGCGGGAGTTCTACGGCACGACCAACGGCCACGACGTGACCGGCTGGGACACCTACTACAACCGGCCGTCGAGTTCGGACTCGTCGCACCTGTGGCACGTACACGTGTCGTTCCTGCGCAAGCACGCCGACAACCCCGCCGCCATGTCCGCCGTGCTGTCGGTCATCACCGGCCAGCCCGCCCCGGGCGGCAGCACCCCGACCCCCCAGCCGGGCTACCCGGCGTGGCCGGGCCGAGAGTTCGTCTACACCCCGGGACGGCCGCAGATGAACGGCGGCGACGTGCGTACCTGGCAGCAGCGCATGAGCGCCCGGGGCTGGAGCATCGGGGTCGACGGCTGGTACGGGCCGCAGTCCGCGAACGTCGCCCGACAGTTCCAGCAGGAAAAGGGACTGGTCACCGACGGCATCGTCGGCCCGCAGACCTGGGCGGCGGCGTGGACCGCCCCGATCACGTGACCGAACCCGGCACGCGTCGGCGGCGCCGGGCGCGCGGGCCGCTGGCCGCGACGCTCGCCGGGCTGCTCGGGGTGGTGGTGCTCGGCGCGGCGACGTTCGCCGCCCGGGTGCCGCCTCCCCCGCCGGCCGCCTCCCTGATCCTGTACCCGCCGACGGCGGCCCCCTCGACCAGCCCGCCGCCGTGCACGACCGAGGGCGGCTGGCCGTGCGAGTGGGCGCCGCGGTTTCACGCCGCCGCCGAGCTGGTCGCCCGCAGTCCCGGAACCCTGGGCCTGATGCTCGTCGACCGGGCAACCGGGGCCCGGTTCACCGCCGGGGCGACCGGCGAGCGGATCTGGACCGGCTCGACCATCAAGCTCGCCCTGACCGTCTACGCGCTCGACGCCGCCCGCACCGGAAGCCAGCCCCTCACCCCGGACGGGCGCGGCGACCTGGCCGCCATGCTCCACACGAGCGACGACGCCGCAGCCTCGCGCACCTGGCAGCGCTACGGCGCGACCGCGATGCTCGCCACGTTCCGCGACACGTACGGCATGGCCGGGCTCACGATGTCCGGCGCTAATGGCGACTGGGGCGCGCTCACCGCCACCCCGGGCGACCTCGCCGCGCTCATGTCCTACGCCCTCGACCACACCCACCCCGACGATCGCGCCTGGATCGTCGCCGCCATGCGCGACGTCGGCGACGTCCAGCACTGGGGCATGTGGTCCGCAGGGCCGGGCTCGGGCGTCAAAAACGGATGGCTGGAAAACCCCTACGGCGGCGCGTCGCACTGGTGCGTGTCCACCGTCGGGTTCACCGGGGACGGCGAGCGCTACGTCATCGCGGCCATGTACCAGATGTCCGAGGGCCGCGACTCCCTCGACCTGGGCGCGCGCACCCTCAGCGACCTCGCCGCCGTGCTGTTCGCCCACCCGACGCCCGCCCCGGTCGCCCCTCGACCCACCTAGGAGGAATCCCGCCCGTGCGCGCCGCCGACCTCGTGCTCGCCCTACTCGGCACGGGCGTCGTGTCCAGCATCGTCGGCGCGCTACTCGGCCGCCGCGCCCGCGACGCCGAGGTCGCCAAGCTCTACGCGGAGCGCGACGTACTGCGCGCTCAAGCGGCGCACGCCATCACCGAGGCCGCCGCCGCTGTCGCCGACGAGCTACGAACCGAGCTGGCCCGCCTGTCCGACGAGCTGGCCGACGCCCGTACCGAGATCGCGCGACTCCGCGCGGTTATCGACACCCTCACCAGCAAGGAGAACCCGACACCGTGAACCCGACCCTGACCCCGACCGCGCTCGGCGCGGCAATCTCCGTGACCGTCAAGGCCGTACTACTGGCCCTGGTGGCGCTGCGCGTGCTGCCCCTCGACGACGCGCAGGTCGCCGCGCTCGTCCTGGCCGTCGCCGCGCTCGCCGATCTCGGCGTGTACCTCGGCGTAGTCCGGCCGCGCGTCACTCCGATCGCCAACCCCAAGGATGCCGACGGCACGCCGCTCGTCCGCGCCGAGTAGCCCACACCGCAGCGCCCTCGCCTTCCGCCACGTGCGGGGGGCGGGGGCGCTTTTTTGCGTTCCGGGCTAGTCCGCAGCAATCCCGTTCGCGCGGAGAATCCGGCGCACCTGCTCGCGGGCGTAGCCGGAGTCGGCAGCGAGTTCGCCGACCTTGGCCCCGTCGAGTTTCGCCTCGACGATCGCCTTATGTAGCGCGGGTTTCGCGGCCTTCATCACCTCGGCAGCCTCGCGCACGGCGCGCCGCTTCGGGGTGTCTGTCTGCTCGATCATGACCCCATCGTGTCACACATCTGGAGGCCACACCATGTGGCGACACGGCTTGACTCGACGCCACATGATGTGGCCTACTTGTGTTGCCACACGATGTGGCATCAAGTCAGGGATGGGGGAACGGCAATGGAGATCGAGAACGCCACCGTCAAGGGACACGACATGACCGCCGGCATGGTGTGCACTTACTTCGGGCGCGGTAAGCAGCCCGCCGAGACCGGCGTCGTGGTCCGGGTCGTCAAGCCCGGCACTCGGTACCTGGTGATCGACGGCAATGACAACGTGCTCGACGAGTTCGGCCCGGCGGTCAAGTTCTGGGCCTACGGTGACGACTTCATGCCGCGCGCCGCGTACCGACGCGTCCAGGACAGCAAGCGTGTCGAGTTCGTTTCGCTCGCCGCCGAGCTGCCTACCTCCGCTGACGAGTCGGTCGAGTTCAGCCACTGCGCGCACTGCTCGGCGCTCATCTCCCGCCGCGCCGACCGGCCCGGCCGCCGCTGGGGACACGCCGCCTCTGACGGTTGGTGGTTCCCGTGCGGCGACGGCTCCAGTCGCAAGGCCACCCCCCACGACACCCGGCCCGCGCCCCTCCTGCACGCCTCGCCGCACACCCCGACCACTAGCGACGCCGACGAGCAGCCGCTCACCGTGACGGCCGGCGACCTCACCGCCGGGGACTGGGCGAACCTCGGGCACGACAACGCGCCGCTCTGGGTGTTCATCACCGACCCGCCGACCCTCGACCTTCACGACGTGCAGGTCATCGGCCTCGCGCGGGGACACCGGCCGCTGTCGATGATCCTCGCCCCCTCCTGCCCGGTCGAGATCCGCCGCCCCATCCGGTAACCCGCCGCCGGGGCGCGCGACCAGCCGCCCCGGCACCTTCCTCGCCCCGCCGATCGATCCGACTGGAGACCCCGCGATGACTGCCTCGACCGCCGCCGCCTCGACCCGCTCGCTCTCTGTCCTGCGCTGGGTCTCCCTGATCGCCGCCGCTGCGCTGGGTCTGTGGGGCGAGTACACCCTCGCCGTCGCGGTCGGCTGGCACCCCGTCGCCGCCGTCGCCTACCCGATCGCCCTCGACGCGTACCTCTGGGCCGCGCTCGCCGCCGGCCGCCGCCGCGATCTCGGGTGGGCGCTCGGGCTGGCCATCGTGTCGCAGCAGGCCGCACACGTCGCCCCGATGCTGCCGCACGGCGCACAGATCGCCGTAGCCGCCCTGGTCGCCGCCGTGCCACCGATCATCGTTTGGCGCGTGCACGTGATGTTCACCCCCGAGCCGCAGCCCGAACCGGAGCCCGAGCCCGTCGCGCCGCCGACGCCCGCCGAGATCCTGCGCGCCCTGGTCGCCGAGCTGCCCCCGAAAGGCAAGCGCACCGCCGAACAGACCGCCGCCGTACTGACGCGCATCCGCGCCGAGCTGCCCAGCCTGAGCGAAACCCGCATCGCCGACGCCCTCGGCGTGTCCGACAGCTATGTACGCCGCATCGCCCGAGCCGCCTTGTAGCGCGCGCCCTAGCCGGTCTTCAGCGTGTGCCCCATGTACGGCTGGGTCGCACGCTGAAAGCAGGCGCCGGAAACCCGGCTGGCGATCGTGCGAACGTGTTGGAAGCCCTTGCCCATGTAGTACGCGTGAAGCCGTGGGTTTGTTGTCCAAGCATCCAGCCGTAGCCAGGTAAGCCCAGCGTCGTAAGCCTGGCCGCTGGCCCACGCGAGCATTTCGGTCCCGAGGCCTGTGCCAGCTCGTCGGCGGGGAACCATCATTTTCGCCACGTACAGCGCGTCTGCCGGGTCATCCTCTGGGTACCAGAGTGCCTCGGGGTCGCGGTCGGGTTTCCAGAGGTCATCGAGATCGACGTATCCGGTGAGCGTCAGGGTTGCTGCCGCATCGTCACCGTCCCAGACCATCCATGTCTGACCGGATTGGACGGTTGCGGCAATCGCCGAGCGGGGCAGGGGGATGGACCACTGGTCCTCGCCTCTGGCCTTGAGCCAGGCGACGCGCTCGCGGCGCCACGACATGATGATGTCGACATCCGCAAGGGTGGCCCTGGTGACGATCACTCGGCACTCTCGCGGTTCATGAACACGGTTGGGTCACCGAGCGTGTAGACCACGCGGTTTGCGTCTCCCCGGAACACGATCCGGGTGACCCGAATCGGCCTACCGTCGGGGAGGTAGCCGGTTCGGTGGTACTCCATGATCGGCGTGCCTGCTGGCAGTTCGAGCCGGCGTACCTCGTCGGGTGTAGGCATCCGGGTCAGCAACTCGTCACGGTAGGCCGGTTGCGGGTAACCCTTCTCGGCGAGCAAGCGAGTTGTGCCCTGCGGGATGTCGCTGGGGCTCATCAGCTCGGGTACCTCGTCGGCAAGCCACTTCGGATAGTAGGTGTCCTGCGTCGATGTGGGCTCGCCGTTGACGAAGCGGAGACAGCAGCGGACGACGGCCGAGCTGGCGTCTGCCACGTCAAGGCGCTCGGCGAGTTCAGCGGGCAGCGCCTCAATCGTCAGGTGGAACGTCTGGGTTGGTTCCCGCCCCTGTTGCTGGACCTCTGTCATGTACGCGTCAGTCTCCGCGACCAGCCCGTCAACCTGTTCGACGCGGGAAGCGTGGTAGGTCAGGGTCACCCGATCGCGCACCACCATCCCACCGTTGCGGCCGGGAACGATCACGATCAACCCCTCGTTGACCAACAGCGCCACCGCCAGTCGGACCGTGTTCCGCGACACCGAGTAACTGTCGACGAGCTGTGGCTCGGTGGGCAGCTTGTCGCCCGGTCGAAGCGCACCCCGTGAGATTTGGTCGCGCAGCTCGGCCGCGATCTTGCGATACAGAGAGGTCACGGGCACATCCTTCGACATAGGTACCAACCAAATCTAGCCCAGTCCTTGACTATGATCGGCACCACATTAATGATTGGTACCTATCCAACGTCACGTTTGGTCGGCTTGCGGAAACGATCAGCTACGGAGGGCAAGGCATGGTCATCGGCGACATGGGGGAGGCCGCGCGGGCGATGGAAAAGGTCAACCGCGCACTAGCTATGGCAAAAGTCCTGGCCGCATCGGTCGATAGGGCGCAAGCAGTCCTGCACCTTAGCTCCGAAGTGTCCAACTCGGGGCTGTCGACCCTGCTTGACCACGCGATCGAGGACGCGGGGGACATCACGCGGTTTCTTCGCGCCGAGCCGTACGCAAGCGTTCCCGGCGCCTAGCACCCAACCGAAGCGGGCGACAGGTTGGCTGCCGCGCGCCCGCTCCGGCCAAACGAGCGACAGGAAAGGACCCATGATGGATCACGCAATGCGTCACTCACGCTCTGTGTACCACGAACCACCTTCTACCGCTACCGGGCTCGGGGTTGCCGACGCCCGCGACATCCTGGGCGAGCACGTGCTCGACCCGCGTTCGCGAGCATGCCGCGCGTGTGGAACGCCGGGACCGTGTCCGGCCGCCGACGCCGCTATCGCCGTGCTCGCGCGTCTCGGCGTCCGCCTTCCTGGCATGGGCAAGCTGGCACCGGTTGACGGGCCGACGGTGGTGCTGCCCACGGTGCCGCCGCCCCGGTGCTTGGTCGCGCCCGAGCGGCCCAAGGGGCTGCCCAGCCACCACGCTGCCCCCGCACCGTCCCCGGCGCCGCCGGGTGTCGACCCGCTTGATTGGGCGCTCGCGTCGCGTCTCCTGTGGGACCACCGCGCCGACGAGTCAGGGGTGTGTCGTGCGTGCGGCACGTCGTACTGGTGCAGTGCTCGCCGGCTGGTCGAGCGGGTCATCAACGGACGCCGCCCGTCCCCGCAGCCCCGCCCCGAGCCGGCCGACAGGTTGCGACTGTCGGCACCGGGGTCGAGGCCGCGCCGCGTGCCTGGCGAGGCTGGCCGTGCCTACTTCGCGCCGCCGCCGTACTGGGGCGCGCGCGGTTGGTTCGGGGAGGCTGCGGCATGACGGTCAACGGGCGCACGCTGCCGCTGGCCGTGCCGCAGGGGACAGCGTTAGGGACGCTCGCCACCCGGTACGACGACAGCGCGAGAAAGAGCATGATCCCGGGCGGGTACCGCATCGAGTGCGACGGGCACCACTGGCTGTGGCTGATGCCGGGAGTCGGCTACAAGATCAGCCACGACGGGCACGCGTGGATGGTCGAGGGCGGCGAGTGGGGGCTCGTGCGCCTCACCTGTGACGGCGGACCCGTTACCGTGCTTCCCACCTCGTACCGCGAGCAGCCCCTCGATCCTCGCGAAACCTACGTCGTGGTGCCCGACTTCGAGATGTGGGCGACCTGGGAACTGTTCAGGTGGCGCGGATGACCAGCGCCCGCGACCAGCCACCCCCGCCCGATCCGATCCGGCCGCCGCGCCCGTTCGCGCTGCGCCGCTGGTCTGACCCCACCGGAGTCAGCGGCACGGGCGTCGTCGCGCACGGCGTGGTGTGGTTCGACGGCCGGGTCGAGCTGCGCTGGATCGGCACCACAACCGGGGTCACGAGTAGCTGCTCGTACGACTCGATTGACGACGTGCTGCGCGTGCACGGGCACGGCGGACGCACCGAGGTCGCATGGCTGCCCGAGCCGTCGCCGAAACGCTGGTGTGGCAACCCGTGCCCCACCCACCCGAGCGACGACGCCAGCGTGAGCGCTGCACGTTTGACTCTGACCTGATCCACTCAACTCGCGGCGGCTCCTGGGATCGGGCCGCCGCCGCGCCCCGACCGCTGGCGGTGCCACTCACACGCCGCCGGCCGTGCGGGGCAACGCCGGGGCCCGCTCGTTTCCCAACAAGCGGCGGGCCCCGGCACCTCGACCCGACACAACCGGGAGGCACGACGTGACGCTCGATGTGACACCACGCGGGAGGGGCCCGCCGACCTGCGCGCGGTTGAACCGGCACCAGCAGATCCATAGCGAGCGCACCTAGTCGAAAGTCGTCGATTTACGACACAGTGAATACGCGCCGCACCTGTGGCGCACCTCGTGAAGGAGGCCCGTTCATGTACCCCCCAATGTTCGGCCCGGCGCAGCCGGACCCCCTGATGCCGGCATCCCGCCTGTTCCCCCGGGCGCTGCCAATCGTGCCCGGCAACGACGAGCAGCCCACTGACGCCCGTCCCTTCGTGCTGCGGGGCACGGTGCCCGGCATCGTCACGGCAAAGCACCGCACACCGGCCACGCTGAAGAAGCACAGCAACCCGACCAGCCTCGACGGCCCCAAGGCTGGCACCAAGAACGACGAGTACACGACCCCCGACGACTGATGACCATCCTTATCATCAGCGCGCGCGGCGACTGGTCGGCTGAAGTTGTGGCCGATCAGCTCGCCGCGCGCGGCGTCGACTGCATCCGCATCGATCCGGGGGAGTTCCCCCGCGATGCGCGCCTCGCCGCCCGCCTGGGCGCGGGGTGGTCGGGGACGTTCACCGGGAACGGCGGCCCCCGGCTCGCGCTGGAGGACGTCACGGCCGTGTACTACCGCCGCCCGAGTGACTTCACCATGCCCGACGGCATGTCCGGCCCCGAGCTGGGATTCGCCCGCTCACAGGCCCGGGTCGGCGTCGGTGGTGTCCTGGCCTCGCTGCCGGTCAAGTGGATCAACCACCCCGGGGCACTGGCTGATGTCGAGTACAAGCCGCGCCAACTCGCCGCCGCCGCCGACGTCGGGTTCATCGTCCCTCCGACGCTGATCACCAACGACGCCGCCGCTGTCCGCGAGTTCGCCGAGGCGACGGGCGATCTGGTGGTCAAGCCGCTCGCCGACCCCATCGTCGCCGAGGCCGG
Proteins encoded in this window:
- a CDS encoding peptidoglycan-binding domain-containing protein, which encodes MATIATTTMQKFARDWESAIESAEFSGIVGDRAHARSGGYHISREDQPGSNYSVQLPEDKLGDSRWASAVDMSMNAADMALVTGRLLASAKDPNDSRLDFTREFYGTTNGHDVTGWDTYYNRPSSSDSSHLWHVHVSFLRKHADNPAAMSAVLSVITGQPAPGGSTPTPQPGYPAWPGREFVYTPGRPQMNGGDVRTWQQRMSARGWSIGVDGWYGPQSANVARQFQQEKGLVTDGIVGPQTWAAAWTAPIT
- a CDS encoding GNAT family N-acetyltransferase; amino-acid sequence: MIVTRATLADVDIIMSWRRERVAWLKARGEDQWSIPLPRSAIAATVQSGQTWMVWDGDDAAATLTLTGYVDLDDLWKPDRDPEALWYPEDDPADALYVAKMMVPRRRAGTGLGTEMLAWASGQAYDAGLTWLRLDAWTTNPRLHAYYMGKGFQHVRTIASRVSGACFQRATQPYMGHTLKTG
- a CDS encoding GntR family transcriptional regulator; amino-acid sequence: MTSLYRKIAAELRDQISRGALRPGDKLPTEPQLVDSYSVSRNTVRLAVALLVNEGLIVIVPGRNGGMVVRDRVTLTYHASRVEQVDGLVAETDAYMTEVQQQGREPTQTFHLTIEALPAELAERLDVADASSAVVRCCLRFVNGEPTSTQDTYYPKWLADEVPELMSPSDIPQGTTRLLAEKGYPQPAYRDELLTRMPTPDEVRRLELPAGTPIMEYHRTGYLPDGRPIRVTRIVFRGDANRVVYTLGDPTVFMNRESAE
- the tgmB gene encoding ATP-grasp ribosomal peptide maturase is translated as MTILIISARGDWSAEVVADQLAARGVDCIRIDPGEFPRDARLAARLGAGWSGTFTGNGGPRLALEDVTAVYYRRPSDFTMPDGMSGPELGFARSQARVGVGGVLASLPVKWINHPGALADVEYKPRQLAAAADVGFIVPPTLITNDAAAVREFAEATGDLVVKPLADPIVAEAGDYTPVWTRRVTAADLVDLAGVETTAHLFQAWVPKAFEVRLTVVGRRLFPAAIHAGSDAARVDWRADYDSLTYETIACPAPVVASVARFQQRFGLIYGAYDFVVTPDARWVFLECNGGGQFGWLTEELDLPIPAAIADELTEAP